GTCTCCGATAATATCAATAAGTAAACCACTAACTTATCTCGATGCTATCGGTCCGTCTGGTCGCCTGAAGACAGCGTTATGTACAATGAACTATTTATATTCACCTGGAAGAAggcgacgatgacgatgactatGATGATAAATGTGTAGAAAACTATCAAGAGATTTTAATGGTAGTTTTCTAACTACTACTCTAAAATTTGATGAAGTTTATAGTTAGTGGATTCATTAATTAGAAGTTCTGAATGCAGCATTTAGAACTTCAAATTGATGAGCTAAGTTTAAATGTTGTTGAATCTTCAAGGAttgattttaaaagtttaaaagtaaTGACTAATTAGGAGATACCATATTGTGTTCATTTaaacttagttttaaatttaatttgatctGTAATTATTTTCGAATGTATTAAATAcctttttttgttgtttcagATTACGCAACAACtactacaaacaaaattatttatataattttccgTAGATTCTTctaataatgtatattataataaatgcctATTAGCTTGATCTATTACctagttttattttcaaaaaactaCAAATCAAaacctaaaattattaatacttaaCGATTGATAACTTAACagcttgaaaattttaaaatgttcctGAATTTGACGATTGTATTGAAATATCCTATTGAAAAGCCATATAAGGAGTTAAATAAAACAAGGATGGTGGttctcatttatttacaataaatagtaCTACTTGaataaatagatacctacaatgtCTTAGAAATAGTTACTATTAGCTAAAAAGAGAATGGAAAGAGAACTacagtataaaattttaaaattattatcataggAGTGGTCACCGAAAGTTGCCCGTTTATTGTCCAAAATTCCAAGATTACATCAAATCGTATCTTATAAAGCTCAAAGTTGAAATACAATAGAAATTCTAAAATTAggaaaaatagttatttatttgtcaTACACAGCAAATTCTAGTCAGTTGAGAGACAACTTTTCGATATGCAAGACAACAACATTTAAGTTATCCACAACTTTAATTAGTTGTGTAAATCTCCGATAGATATGTAAAGGTAATAATTTAACAGTTTTCTTAGATTTTGACacacaaatttaatttattttcaacatcAATTAGGTACTAATTCTTGTATCTATGATACTTGATAGACACTTAATTTGCGATTGGCAACGTAATCTTCTAGAATATCTTAACATTATCATTAGATTGATCATAGTCATGAATCGGCCGTTGtcgtttttcttaaaaattacaaacatatcCAAAATAGCTTCAACCGCTAGCCTAATGTCTGACATATCCGTAAGGTCCGTtcaaatatatcaactaaataaatttattgtcaaTTTTGCATGTTCCCGCTTTACCGAATCTCCCAATTCATTAATCTAATGTCCAAAGTTTTATTAGGCAATGATATCGTTGAAGCCCTGACATTGAGAATATTTGAACCAACCTGAACAATATTTCCAATTTAGGTCTAGGCTTCGACAAAGCTGAGGGCCTGCTTGTCCCTCAGCTTGCAGTCGCATTGCTACTGGTTCTTACGGCGACTCGGAAGGCTGCTGTTGCGGTAAGCCTTCCTGAGCATAATGTTGTCAACAGCTGGGAGCAACAAGTAACGTTTTCCGGACGAATGATATGGTACTTTTAGGGATCTGAAGTAATAGAACTTAGGGTTGTCCTTATTTTGCCAGCGGTTCTTGGCAAAAGCATCCGGATTGCTCAGCGTTAGTGGAGACTGGGGGAGAGGTGTGTTTGGGAGGTCGTTCTTTAGGGGTTGATGGAGGTACCGGCCGGTCGGGTGCGAGTGAGCAGATACTGGCGGCGGCGGTAGGTCGGTGTCGTCTGAATCGATGGGTAGGTCAGCTTCGGAATCAGAGAGATATTGCCTGTGGTGGAAAAAAATTATCATCTATAAAACTTGTCTTAAATTAACATAAgtttaaatgcattttaaagTATACACGGTACTCATGAAACAATTTTTGGTTGTCTATATGTTTGTTTCAGGTATTATCTGAAATGACTGAACCGATTATGCGCGGAGCTCCCACTCGCTTATTAATCCCTAGCTCGCACCTCGCGGTCGTAACCGCGAAGTCCCGTTCcaatgggaatacggggataaaatactgTGTTTATCAGTCATTAAGTATAATTTACCTAATCTTTTAATGGTTTTAATGGTGAAATTGTGAGTTTCAGAGAGAGTAAGCAAAGTGAATTTTGCAAATCGATCGAGTAGTTTCATAGCCTATTCAattcaagcaagcaaacaacAATCACATctctcctctttataatattatagtgtagATAGGAAAGTACAGTAAACGTGTTCTGGTAAGCATTAAGTTACCATATTGAAGTTTATAAACTAGACTAAGGAGCAAACTTAACTTTGCCATAAGGAAACTGTTTTACCCATAGTACATCGAAATAGGTCACTCTCAGTTTACCTTCTGCAAAAAGTCTTTTGAAAAGTTTGGTTTGAGGATTTTTACCTTTAGGTACATgtgcaaattattatttttgcggaatcacccgcgtggttcccgttcccgtaagaataatAGAGAgacttcttcgataaatgggctactgaacactgaaagaatttctcaaatcggaccagtagttcctgatattagatTAGAgaatataagtaggtaaagaTTTCAACTTGATGAATTTAAACCACGCGTTCCTGGCAAAAAGGTTTTTGATACACAAGCAGacggatatttatttattacggaactctaaaacaCGTAAagcttttattacaataaatattttttttttagaatactgtGAACACATGCACTCACATAAGTATATCACATGCAGCATTAGTCCTAAGTCGACTAAAGCGTTTGGAATCATGCATAACGAATgcatttaactaaaaaaattatacaatgaATTACTACCACAAAACAATGAAGCGAGAAATGGAACAAAGTAACGTTTTTTCTACTTGCGTTTCATTCTTTCATACTACAACCCGCATCTtactttaaaattcattttctgAGATAGGTACGTTCATGGctgtaatacctacctacacattATGTTAAGAAACATGCATGGACCAGTTGCAACAGTAATAGTTCACTTGGTTTAACgataaagtaacaaaaaatgtcaaaaagactaaaagtatttattggaagtataaaaaataatccgcAATACAATTACTTACCCAATCCCGAAATTCTCGTTAGGGGAATGcttcctgaaaaaaaaacacttttaatttcttaaaaaagctTAAACAAATACGAGTATCTAAACATCAACTTTTGATTTTCAACTTGCTAAAATTCATATTCAATCCCGATAACATCTAAACATTTAACATAAACATGCTTTTTTTAACCTGAACCGCGATCTTGTAAACACGAAAGTTCAAAAATTACGGCCTAATCTAGACACCAACATTTTCAGTTTAACGAATGCAACATTTATCATGCCTCTATTATAAGACGTTCATCTGGACAACTATTCGGAAGCATTTTAAAAAGCGCATCATAATCTTCTATCTACCAAATACCATACACATTGATTGCGTTATCACCCGAATAACCTGTATAATTCCTGACTAGGTAATAACAACCTGGCACGTCCTGACCTACTATATCGTCCACCGGTAAATCTAAAAGATGGCAATAAACCTAATCGGGCAAGCGACCCGATATGACGTTTTTCTAAATGTTCACGAGTATCATCATAGTCTTCATCTGCAACAGACGcaataccaaaaataataatgaaacaatAATGTTATACGACAGTGTAAgtcaaaacatattttaatttcgaaCCCTTCACTCACCTACAGATCGCTTGTCATCATTGTCACTATCGTAATCTTCGGGAACGTTGATATCGTTACGGTCAATAACATCAGGGATGGAGTAAATGGATCTTTTGTTTCTAATATTACCGCTTGATTCTATATAAATCGGTCTGTAGAGTCCATGTGCTGGCATTCCAAAAGAACCGCGCTTCGGATACCAATTATCACCATAATTCATTCTCGATAGCATCGAGTCAGAATCAGGTACAATATTAGAATCACTCCTTTTGAAAACTTGCGACAATGGTGGAAGCATGTCCGGGTTAATAGATTGTTGCAAATCATACATTTCGTTGAAATCGAGTGGACCATCGATTTCCGAGAGTGGTGGTACAGGATTTTGATAGAAAGGGAAGTAGTATTCGTCACCAATCATTTCGTCTTTTTTGTGAATTAACCCGTTGCGCGCTAATGCTGCGATGTTGCGCTTATCGTTCGACTGGCTGTATTGACCCCTTCCGAAACGAAACCCATCTCTCGCCAAAGATTGTATGTTCCGTTTCATCGCTGAATAGCTGCGAAGTCGCGCAATCGAAGCCATATTCCTCTTTTCATGTGATTCTTCATCATCTTGCTCCTGTTTATCGGTTTCGTCGTATGGAGCTCTGAATGTTGGAAGTTGGCCATTTTTGGCCAAAGTTGAGATGCTTCTTTTGTATCCTGGAGATGCGCTTCTCAAATAGCCATCCCTGGCTAAGGCTGCAACATTTCTTCTTGGAAATGTTGGCCAAGGATTAGCAGATGCTTCCGGTGGTAAGCCCACAACCTTGCAAAAGAACGtcaaacattaaatataataaactaaatattctTAAGAAATGAACGTATTCAAAATCTCACGCGTAACTCACCTGATCAATATAAATCGAATACGCCAAAACCAACGTAGTGATGCTGATAAGAAAGCAACTACTGTGCCTACCGAGACTTCTCGTGCGTGCCGTCTTcatctaaaaacaaaataacgatAACTATACCTAACCATTTTAACAATAAGTTGTTTTTTCTTAAACGgtttgaataaaaaatctttttaacaaaaaaaattaaccggcttcaaatcacaaaaataaactaaaaagcgaaaaatagaaagaaaaaaaagaaagaaagaaagaaaatatatttattactacattatgccacacatcacaattatttaataataataataccctgcgatatgtggcataacctagaaaaaggtcctagctcagcatatgctatatgctccccataaacaaagaacatacagcgctgattttcaggtaTATATGCATCGTATGCTACCTTCTGaacactttgaaggcggtgcccaACATAGTGATGCACTAGcttaagccgattaaatcatgaggtctttcagaaacggctttaattaatacgtcactggcttggtacCTTACATGgtgatattgaaaaaaaaacaaacaaatatgacAAACatcgagaacctcctccttattTTTGAAgcttacaaaaaaatcattttctttttaattgtaatttactcTTAATCGATAGAACCAACTCAAAAGAGTGAGAGATATAATAAATCTTTCATCCTAtaacttaggtaggtacatcttttAGCATAATAATACCTAGAAGCACGTAAAGTTATGTCAAACAATAAACTTGGAAACtgaaattcatttgtttctgaaaaaaataatgaagttaAAATGAACCTTCACAGACACGAGTACAGATCATTTAGTTAGGTAAAGTTCGTTCAACATTATTATCTTATTAGTAAAAACtagtgtattttcattttattttaagttcagAAACAATTCTTTAGAGTGGTCCTTTAacgaataattaataaaatcgaaAGGGAAAATTATTTGAAAGTCAAAAGAATCCCCTTGATATCATAAATAACGAAAATTTCCAAGTTCATTTGTATAGGGTGACTTATCGACAGCTGTCCTTTACCAAGCGAGTAAGATAGGAACAATAACTTTGCAGATTCAATTACAGAGGCGCACCGATGTTGCACCTGAGTTTCAGTTTATAATAGCCTAGGTATATACTGTGTTCCGCTTTTCAGTTTCCTCGACGTTAACAAGTTAACAATGTTCTAGTTTTAATGGAAATTTCATTCTGTCTATGAAGTTTTCACCAGAGACgtactacaaaaaaaatgaaTCTCAGTCTAGTATTTTATTCTATGCTAGGGGCTGGAGGAGAGTAACAACACtttggtaggtacatattaatattCTACATAGAGTAcgtattaacattttttaaattaactcttTGTAGTTCATGTAAGGATAGGGGGGTCCACAGGGGAAGATTACTGGGGCCTAAatccaggttttttttttctgaccaGGCTTAGCTTTGGTAcctaggtatctatctatattgaACTTGAAGCCAAAAAttttttgtctctctgtcttgtccgtatttaatgttgaccgggcgtcatgctgaaactactaaatgaatttaaacgatctgagaccataatacgtagaaagTTATATGATACTTTTAGTCGCAAAAGTTAAATAAGAGgaggtgaaacaggggttgacaATGTGTAtggaaagtacttaattttttaagttactaccaaaaaaataataaaagtaatgttttcaagatttttttaaattctacaggttgatattttttacttaacagGATGTCCCGTTATTATTGGATGAAATATTTGTAGataccacctaattatctaaagctaatttgaatagttttgaaaaatccctagggtgaccaagttatattttttttcgaatttttaatttttttctatctcGAATCAGTTTTTTTGAACCTGTAGCTGCTGCAATTCAGATTCTAAATATCTGTTTTTGTCAAACATTACGGAATAAACTACCAACGTGAAAAATAGGGTGAAATAGGCGTTCAAGTCGCTGGTAGGAAGTCGCTGGCGTGGCGCGATGCCGATGGTACCTTATAAGAACCTACGGTTTAGTGCTTGTACTACGTGCTTGGTATAGATGGTAAACGATTCAAAATTATAGCAAAAGGCAAAGGTTTAAGCCAACTCAGTCTTGTCAACAACtaaatataacacaaaatatttatcctctaaatagaaatacaaatttaaatcgTGCCCGGTCTTTAATGGAAAACTGATTAAACCGTGTTGCATGTCTTAGAATAAATTATAAGATTTACCTATAGTTTCGTTTTACGTATACAAAgctataaaattgtaatatactagccgacgctccgcggtttcactcgcgtagttcttattcccgtgataatacggggataaaatataacaaatgacactcacaaataacgtggctttaaagtggtaaaataatttttcgaattggttgagtagtttcagagccaatacaacaatcaaatctttcctatttatgatattagtaggcatagataatatagatactatatataatctatatacatatttatatttacttgatAGTTGACAAGTATACCTAAAAGTAGTCGTACTTGGGTAAGTAGGCGTAATAGTACcgaaatagtacctacttatttagtGTTTTATGGCTATAGTCCTAGCATTAGACTCATTAAAAGTTAggttaaatatttatcataatgACCCGGACCGACGGCTTTGTTTACTCCGGAATCTAGGGTCTAACAAATTAAACTCCCTAATTCCGAACTTATACAGCTCATTATTTCCCTCCCGGAACCGAACACAAGAATTCATGATCCGAAGCTTCATGTCCTAACCACTCAACAACGAAGCAATTAGCAGAGGCGGACATAATTTCCGATCGATTGAGAATTTGCTAATTAAACTGTAACAGCTAAAGTAGCAATTGCCATTTAAAGAGTCGATCGACTTAAAAACGTATTTGGCGCGCAAAACGCACGAAAATTACACACATTACAtacgaatttattttgttttgttttaaaattatcattaaatctTCAGAATTCAACAAACCGCGTGGCCCGACGCGCACTTAGCCAGTTTTTTACTATACTATTTTTTGATACTATTTAGAACAAAACTAACTGAAAATGCTTCAAGGTTTCGCCTTTATTCTCGTAATTAGGTAGTTAACtacttacatttaatttttaactcattatagatttttaaaaatacttgagctttataaaactaaacaTAAATCTGAAGCTTTTTGTATATCTGCATCTTGTATTTCTTCACGgcgtaaaaatattatcaaaaataattttaattcccATCCCGATCATCgccacaaaaaatacaaaattgcactaaattttttagattttacaaaatcagacactttttattaatgatttacATCCCGACAATATGCGCTAAGCTTTATACTTACTTTGGAGTTATTCCAATTTCACACacatataaaaacttttcagCGAGTCAGATTTCTAAGTTGCTTCAACTTGTTTCTTGGCGGGAATGATGTTTGCTCCAGAGGATTCCAGCTTTTATACTGGGTACAAAACTTTCAGAGACATGCGCGTAC
This window of the Bicyclus anynana chromosome 19, ilBicAnyn1.1, whole genome shotgun sequence genome carries:
- the LOC112045561 gene encoding neuropeptide-like precursor 1, coding for MKTARTRSLGRHSSCFLISITTLVLAYSIYIDQVVGLPPEASANPWPTFPRRNVAALARDGYLRSASPGYKRSISTLAKNGQLPTFRAPYDETDKQEQDDEESHEKRNMASIARLRSYSAMKRNIQSLARDGFRFGRGQYSQSNDKRNIAALARNGLIHKKDEMIGDEYYFPFYQNPVPPLSEIDGPLDFNEMYDLQQSINPDMLPPLSQVFKRSDSNIVPDSDSMLSRMNYGDNWYPKRGSFGMPAHGLYRPIYIESSGNIRNKRSIYSIPDVIDRNDINVPEDYDSDNDDKRSVDEDYDDTREHLEKRHIGSLARLGLLPSFRFTGGRYSRSGRARLLLPSQELYRKHSPNENFGIGQYLSDSEADLPIDSDDTDLPPPPVSAHSHPTGRYLHQPLKNDLPNTPLPQSPLTLSNPDAFAKNRWQNKDNPKFYYFRSLKVPYHSSGKRYLLLPAVDNIMLRKAYRNSSLPSRRKNQ